From Streptomyces yatensis, one genomic window encodes:
- a CDS encoding helix-hairpin-helix domain-containing protein produces the protein MESDLRQIPGVGKAVEGDLHGMGIHRVEELVGQDPEELYDRLMLEQGAYVDRCMLYVFRCAVYYAEGGREPEKLRWWNWKDSKTP, from the coding sequence ATGGAGAGCGACCTGAGGCAGATCCCCGGCGTCGGCAAGGCCGTCGAGGGCGACCTGCACGGCATGGGCATCCACCGCGTCGAGGAACTCGTCGGGCAGGACCCCGAGGAACTGTACGACCGGCTGATGCTCGAACAGGGCGCCTATGTGGACCGCTGCATGCTCTACGTCTTCCGGTGCGCCGTCTACTACGCCGAGGGCGGCCGGGAGCCGGAAAAGCTGCGCTGGTGGAACTGGAAGGACTCGAAGACACCATGA
- a CDS encoding pyridoxal phosphate-dependent aminotransferase, producing MKALSRHATAIRPSPTLSLNARLNERVRAGERVLNLCVGEPDFAMPEGGRTAALRALAAGVDRYTDVAGLPGLRARIQRKLHEQNGLDVGPDQIVVSAGAKHALYNAFFVLCEEGDEVIVPAPYWVTYPEQVRAVGATPVIVPTHADTGYKLTAARLEEAVTARTKAVVLNSPGNPTGATYTERELAELAAVVERYDLYVVEDLIYEHFFYEEGIAPSMTAFPALRERTVLVNGVSKSCAMTGWRVGYTVASPAISALVRRIQSQSTSNVAAVAQHAALGALDDVPWRRLAGYRERRDIAHAQLTAIDGIACPLPTGAFYLFPEISRLLGGDHGGRPLATADDFCDRLLETTGVGLVPGTAFGAPGHVRITYATDPAVVAEGLERLGAFAREIRRTTVSSPV from the coding sequence ATGAAGGCCCTGTCCCGCCACGCCACCGCCATCCGCCCGTCGCCCACCCTGTCGCTGAACGCACGGCTCAACGAACGCGTCCGCGCGGGCGAGCGGGTGCTGAACCTGTGCGTCGGAGAGCCCGACTTCGCCATGCCGGAGGGCGGCCGCACCGCCGCGCTGCGCGCCCTCGCGGCCGGCGTCGACCGCTACACCGACGTCGCCGGGCTGCCCGGGTTGCGCGCCCGCATCCAGCGCAAGCTTCACGAGCAGAACGGCCTGGACGTCGGCCCGGACCAGATCGTGGTGTCGGCCGGGGCCAAGCACGCGCTGTACAACGCGTTCTTCGTGCTGTGCGAGGAGGGCGACGAGGTGATCGTCCCGGCTCCCTACTGGGTGACCTACCCCGAGCAGGTGCGGGCGGTGGGCGCGACTCCCGTGATCGTGCCCACCCACGCCGACACCGGGTACAAGCTGACCGCCGCACGGCTCGAAGAGGCCGTCACCGCGCGCACCAAGGCCGTCGTCCTCAACAGCCCCGGCAACCCGACCGGCGCCACCTACACCGAGCGGGAACTGGCCGAACTCGCCGCGGTCGTCGAGCGGTACGACCTGTACGTGGTCGAGGACCTCATCTACGAACACTTCTTCTACGAGGAGGGCATCGCGCCCAGCATGACGGCGTTCCCCGCCCTCCGGGAGCGCACCGTGCTGGTCAACGGAGTGTCCAAGTCATGCGCCATGACGGGCTGGCGGGTCGGCTACACGGTGGCGTCCCCCGCGATCAGCGCCCTCGTCCGGCGCATCCAGAGCCAGTCCACCTCGAACGTGGCCGCCGTCGCCCAGCATGCGGCGCTCGGCGCGCTCGACGACGTACCGTGGCGGCGGCTGGCCGGGTACCGGGAGCGGCGCGATATCGCCCACGCTCAGCTGACCGCGATCGACGGCATCGCATGTCCGCTGCCGACCGGGGCGTTCTACCTCTTCCCCGAGATCTCCCGCCTCCTCGGCGGCGACCACGGCGGACGGCCACTGGCCACGGCCGACGACTTCTGCGACCGGCTCCTGGAAACCACCGGCGTGGGCCTCGTCCCCGGAACCGCCTTCGGCGCGCCCGGACACGTCCGCATCACCTACGCGACGGACCCGGCGGTGGTCGCGGAGGGGCTGGAGCGGCTGGGGGCGTTCGCCCGCGAGATCCGTCGTACGACCGTCAGTTCGCCGGTCTGA
- a CDS encoding glycosyltransferase, protein MSEPSPSAVAAPPSGGARALAGKRVLFVLWDGGGNVGTSLLFVRDLIAREAAVTVLSNPSVRDRAEATGAAFREFHHSPLHDPRTPEGDLLRIGEATSPAHAAQLIRDRVMYGPASPMCQDVTDAARDTRAQVVVADYVLPGALMAAEHLGLPRIVFMNAIYPMSVGEPAHETMRNGPFVPLFERMTKKALPALNEVRARWGLAPLSAARDQYTRADRCMVATFPTADPAADAVPEGVHYVGPGFAPPRERAEATDDTRRVLISLSTTPHSAQPKLVRSLLEAAEGIDAAFHFIGGVVQDEELPGNVRASGYRPIEELLPESSVLVTLGGHGTFVRGLAFGVPMLVLPFEQDAFNNARRAADLGVGRHLRLDASVAALGEELQRLLTDAGFRPAAKDVAGRLRREYRPEAAARVIAELVA, encoded by the coding sequence GTGTCCGAGCCATCCCCGTCGGCCGTCGCGGCCCCGCCCTCCGGCGGCGCCCGCGCGCTGGCCGGCAAGCGCGTCCTGTTCGTCCTCTGGGACGGCGGGGGCAATGTGGGGACGTCGCTGCTGTTCGTCCGTGACCTGATCGCCCGGGAGGCCGCGGTCACGGTGTTGAGCAATCCCTCCGTCAGGGACCGGGCCGAGGCCACCGGCGCGGCGTTCCGGGAGTTCCACCACTCCCCGCTCCATGACCCTCGTACGCCGGAGGGCGACCTCCTGCGGATCGGCGAGGCCACTTCTCCCGCGCACGCCGCGCAGTTGATCAGGGACCGGGTGATGTACGGACCCGCGTCACCGATGTGCCAGGACGTGACCGACGCGGCTCGGGACACCCGTGCGCAGGTGGTGGTGGCCGACTATGTGCTGCCCGGAGCGCTCATGGCGGCCGAGCACCTCGGACTGCCGCGCATCGTGTTCATGAACGCGATCTATCCGATGTCCGTCGGCGAACCCGCGCACGAGACGATGCGCAACGGGCCCTTCGTTCCGCTGTTTGAACGCATGACGAAGAAGGCGCTTCCGGCCTTGAACGAGGTGCGGGCCCGCTGGGGGCTGGCGCCGCTGAGCGCCGCGCGGGATCAGTACACACGGGCGGACCGGTGCATGGTGGCGACCTTTCCCACGGCGGATCCGGCGGCGGACGCGGTCCCCGAGGGCGTCCATTACGTGGGCCCGGGTTTCGCGCCACCGCGAGAGCGGGCGGAGGCCACGGACGATACCCGCCGCGTTCTGATCAGCCTGTCGACCACCCCGCATTCCGCTCAGCCGAAGCTGGTGCGTTCGCTCCTGGAGGCCGCCGAGGGAATCGACGCCGCATTCCACTTCATCGGTGGAGTAGTCCAGGATGAAGAACTGCCGGGAAATGTACGGGCGTCGGGATATCGGCCCATCGAGGAACTGCTCCCGGAAAGCTCCGTCCTGGTGACGCTCGGCGGTCATGGCACCTTCGTACGGGGCCTGGCCTTCGGGGTCCCCATGCTGGTGCTCCCCTTCGAGCAGGACGCGTTCAACAACGCCCGCCGGGCGGCGGATTTGGGCGTGGGCCGGCACCTTCGACTCGACGCGTCCGTGGCCGCTCTCGGGGAGGAACTCCAGCGGCTGCTCACGGACGCCGGCTTCCGGCCGGCCGCGAAAGACGTCGCCGGCCGGCTTCGCCGCGAATACCGGCCGGAGGCCGCCGCCCGGGTCATCGCGGAACTGGTCGCCTGA
- a CDS encoding class I SAM-dependent methyltransferase: protein MTVISAVPTLPVGALFSQTRREFASWYSRLWGPLGALATGVSRPRAGERVLDACCGSGASALPAARAVGATGHVDAVDMAGALLDQGRAEADRQGLAQLRFHRGDVTAWRADAPYDLVQCCYGVFFFPDMDAGTRHLVDLLRPGGRIALSTWVGGGMDSMVRRAREAASAVRPLPAPPTAPDPRTRVDSADGLAAWLRSFGLVDVAVHRVDYRVPLLGDDAWMFLLGAAPRRFVLGMDEQQLGRVRDRLHADMAAAGHSHLDASSLIAVGVRPR from the coding sequence ATGACCGTCATATCCGCCGTGCCCACTCTCCCGGTGGGCGCGCTGTTCAGCCAGACCCGCCGCGAGTTCGCCTCCTGGTATTCGCGGCTGTGGGGGCCGCTGGGGGCGCTCGCCACCGGCGTCTCCCGGCCCCGCGCGGGGGAGAGGGTCCTGGACGCCTGCTGCGGCTCGGGCGCGTCGGCCCTGCCCGCCGCCCGCGCCGTCGGTGCCACGGGCCATGTCGACGCCGTCGACATGGCCGGCGCCCTGCTGGACCAGGGCCGGGCCGAAGCGGACCGGCAAGGTCTCGCCCAGCTGCGGTTCCACCGCGGCGACGTCACCGCATGGCGCGCGGACGCGCCCTACGACCTCGTCCAGTGCTGTTACGGCGTGTTCTTCTTCCCCGATATGGACGCCGGGACCCGCCACCTGGTGGACCTGCTGCGCCCCGGCGGCCGGATAGCACTCAGCACCTGGGTCGGCGGCGGGATGGACAGCATGGTCCGCCGCGCCCGCGAGGCCGCCTCCGCGGTCCGCCCGCTGCCCGCACCGCCGACCGCCCCCGACCCGCGCACCCGAGTGGACTCGGCCGACGGGCTCGCCGCCTGGCTGCGCTCCTTCGGCCTCGTGGACGTCGCGGTGCACCGGGTCGACTACCGCGTCCCGCTGCTCGGCGACGACGCCTGGATGTTCCTGCTCGGCGCGGCGCCCCGGCGCTTCGTGCTCGGCATGGACGAGCAGCAGCTCGGCCGCGTCCGGGACCGGCTGCACGCCGACATGGCGGCCGCCGGCCACTCCCATCTGGATGCCAGCAGCCTCATCGCCGTCGGCGTCCGGCCGCGATAG
- a CDS encoding MDR family MFS transporter — MTAETTAPAPAAAPPSLSRRLWVFGGILLGMLLSTLDQSVVAAALPSVVHDVGGLEHFAWVFTGYGLTLSITTIVGGKLGDLFGHRLVYLGGVVVFIAGSMLCGLAGNMSQLIAFRVIQGIGGGALVVASFSLIGQLFEPAERAKYAGYSTSVFAVASVAGPLVGGAVTDAIGWRWVFYVNLPLGLVTLAVVAFLLPTAATRGRPKIDYPGAALLAALSVCVALLAGRVGSLDAVLSTRGIALIAAIVVLIPAWIVVERRAAEPMIPLSLFGNSTFVLSNTITMLAGFAILATVNFLPLFLQAASGASAVTSGLLLIPMMFGLLVASTLVGRRIAETRKYRWFPVASMAVAALASYLLSTMDADTPWPLVVVYSVLLGVGSGLSMQVFMVAVQGCAPPAQIGAVTATVTYARLVGASFGISAFGAVFSARLAIELPRHVPGDSARSMTNLTADALDKLPENLRQGFTEAYADSLGTVFFVAVPVLLLALVLSLAMRDRALGE; from the coding sequence GTGACCGCTGAAACGACGGCGCCCGCCCCGGCGGCGGCACCCCCGAGCCTCAGCCGTCGGCTGTGGGTCTTCGGCGGCATCCTGCTCGGGATGCTGCTGTCCACCCTGGACCAGTCCGTCGTCGCCGCGGCCCTGCCGAGCGTCGTGCACGACGTGGGCGGGCTCGAGCACTTCGCCTGGGTGTTCACCGGGTACGGGCTCACGCTCAGCATCACCACCATCGTCGGCGGCAAGCTCGGCGACCTGTTCGGCCACCGCCTGGTGTACCTCGGCGGCGTCGTGGTGTTCATCGCCGGGTCGATGCTGTGCGGACTGGCCGGGAACATGAGCCAGTTGATCGCCTTCCGGGTGATCCAGGGCATCGGCGGCGGCGCGCTGGTGGTCGCCTCCTTCTCGCTCATCGGCCAGCTCTTCGAGCCCGCCGAGCGCGCCAAGTACGCCGGGTACTCCACCAGCGTGTTCGCCGTCGCCAGCGTCGCGGGCCCGCTCGTCGGCGGCGCCGTCACCGACGCGATCGGCTGGCGCTGGGTGTTCTACGTCAATCTGCCGCTCGGCCTGGTCACCCTCGCCGTGGTGGCGTTCCTGCTCCCGACCGCCGCCACCCGCGGCCGACCGAAGATCGACTACCCGGGTGCCGCGCTGCTGGCCGCCCTGTCGGTCTGCGTGGCGCTGCTGGCGGGGCGCGTCGGCAGCCTGGACGCGGTGCTGTCCACGCGCGGTATCGCGCTGATCGCCGCGATCGTCGTGCTCATCCCGGCGTGGATCGTGGTCGAGCGGCGCGCGGCCGAACCGATGATCCCGCTCAGCCTGTTCGGCAACTCCACCTTCGTGCTGTCGAACACGATCACCATGCTGGCCGGGTTCGCGATCCTGGCCACCGTCAACTTCCTGCCGCTCTTCCTGCAGGCCGCCTCGGGCGCGTCGGCCGTCACCTCCGGTCTGCTGCTGATCCCGATGATGTTCGGCCTGCTCGTCGCCTCCACCCTGGTCGGCCGCCGGATCGCCGAGACCAGGAAATACCGCTGGTTCCCGGTGGCCAGCATGGCCGTCGCGGCGCTGGCGTCGTATCTGCTGTCCACCATGGACGCCGACACGCCCTGGCCGCTCGTGGTGGTCTACTCGGTGCTGCTCGGCGTCGGCTCCGGCCTGTCGATGCAGGTGTTCATGGTGGCCGTTCAGGGCTGCGCACCGCCCGCCCAGATCGGCGCCGTGACCGCCACGGTCACCTACGCGCGGCTGGTCGGGGCCTCGTTCGGGATCTCGGCGTTCGGCGCGGTGTTCTCGGCGCGGCTGGCCATCGAACTGCCCCGGCACGTGCCCGGCGACAGCGCCCGGTCCATGACCAATCTGACCGCCGACGCGCTCGACAAGCTCCCCGAGAACCTGCGGCAGGGCTTCACCGAGGCCTACGCCGACTCGCTGGGCACCGTCTTCTTCGTCGCGGTGCCCGTCCTGCTGCTCGCTCTCGTACTGTCGCTCGCGATGCGCGACCGCGCGTTGGGAGAGTGA
- a CDS encoding NAD-dependent epimerase/dehydratase family protein yields the protein MDIVGSGFLARNLAPLAASHPGVVVAAFGVSFAAGIPESDFAREAARLYELVRRCERRREKLVFFSTASSAMYAVPGEAGREDGPVFPSTAYGRHNLALEAVLAASSIDHLVLRLAHVVGPAQPAHLLVPAMVRQVGTGAVRLHRGARRDLLDVADLVTAMDRLLTAGVGRTVVNVASGTAVPIELLVDHIEAALGVRAHRTYVSEAVSQPVSTAKLRALVPEMARTGDENYYRRVLDTYLWEYATVATAKG from the coding sequence ATGGACATCGTCGGAAGCGGCTTCCTCGCCAGAAACCTCGCGCCCCTCGCGGCCTCCCACCCCGGAGTGGTGGTGGCCGCCTTCGGGGTGTCGTTCGCCGCCGGAATCCCCGAATCCGACTTCGCCAGGGAGGCCGCGCGCCTGTATGAACTGGTGCGGCGCTGCGAGCGGCGGCGGGAGAAGCTGGTGTTCTTCTCCACCGCGTCGTCCGCCATGTACGCGGTGCCCGGGGAGGCGGGCCGGGAGGACGGCCCCGTCTTCCCCTCGACCGCCTACGGCAGGCACAACCTGGCGCTGGAAGCGGTCCTGGCCGCGTCCTCCATCGACCACCTCGTGCTGCGGCTCGCCCATGTCGTCGGTCCGGCACAACCGGCCCATCTGCTGGTGCCGGCCATGGTGCGACAGGTCGGCACCGGGGCGGTCCGGCTCCACCGGGGCGCCCGGCGGGATCTCCTCGATGTGGCCGACCTGGTGACGGCCATGGACCGGCTGCTCACCGCGGGCGTCGGCCGCACCGTCGTCAATGTCGCCTCCGGCACGGCGGTGCCCATCGAGCTGCTCGTGGACCATATCGAAGCGGCGCTGGGCGTCCGGGCGCACCGCACCTACGTCAGCGAGGCGGTGAGCCAGCCGGTGTCCACCGCCAAACTGCGCGCTCTGGTGCCGGAGATGGCCCGGACCGGCGACGAGAACTACTACCGACGAGTCCTCGACACATACCTCTGGGAATACGCCACGGTCGCAACAGCCAAGGGATGA
- a CDS encoding class I SAM-dependent methyltransferase — protein MTDVEHKNPRLLPHESAQEKEVRERLTKLLTETPIPPVYLIDNLPVYLRRHQLADLLTMDALYRMLPEIPGVIMEFGVLHGRHLATLAALRGLYEPYNSYRRIIGFDTFTGFPGLSEIDRVSPSAAVGRFAVPDNEVDHLREVLAAHEAGDPIPHVQRSFVVQGDVRETVPRYLAENPETVIGMAFFDLDLYEPTREVLQAIRPHLAKGSIVAFDELGHPRWPGVTAAIRETLGLDHMTLRQLPFREQPVIYLKWGE, from the coding sequence ATGACCGATGTCGAGCACAAGAACCCGCGGCTCCTGCCCCACGAGTCGGCGCAGGAGAAGGAGGTGCGGGAGCGGCTGACCAAACTCCTGACCGAGACGCCCATTCCGCCCGTATATCTGATCGACAATCTCCCGGTGTATCTCCGCCGCCATCAGCTCGCGGATCTGCTGACGATGGACGCGCTGTACCGGATGCTCCCCGAGATCCCCGGCGTGATCATGGAGTTCGGGGTGCTGCACGGACGCCATCTGGCCACCCTCGCCGCGCTGCGCGGCCTGTACGAGCCGTACAACTCCTACCGCCGGATCATCGGTTTCGACACCTTCACCGGATTTCCCGGGCTCTCGGAGATCGACCGGGTGAGCCCGAGTGCGGCGGTCGGCAGGTTCGCCGTCCCCGACAACGAGGTGGACCATCTGCGGGAGGTGCTCGCCGCGCATGAGGCGGGCGACCCGATTCCGCATGTCCAGCGGAGCTTCGTGGTCCAGGGGGACGTCCGGGAAACGGTTCCGCGCTATCTGGCGGAGAATCCGGAGACGGTCATCGGAATGGCCTTCTTCGATCTCGACCTGTACGAGCCGACGCGTGAGGTGCTCCAGGCGATCCGCCCCCATCTCGCCAAGGGCAGCATCGTGGCCTTCGACGAGCTCGGGCATCCCCGGTGGCCCGGGGTGACCGCCGCGATCCGCGAAACCCTGGGCCTGGACCATATGACGCTGCGGCAGCTCCCGTTCCGCGAGCAACCGGTGATCTATCTGAAGTGGGGCGAATGA
- a CDS encoding DUF4346 domain-containing protein has protein sequence MVNHRTADVAVCTLRTHTLPARLAGHPRVAVAAPLATANLGIEELVRGALARPAVRHLVVCGHDSRLFHPGQSLLALAAHGTAPDGTIIGALGHRAHLPNLRPPVVAAFRRRIAVHDLRGQDDPAAVLAAVDALPRHADDAGDVRGGDGVLGEELAASTPRLVPLAAVGRIRPIASAGAGCFVISLDRPAGRIVLRHYGDDLASGHELRGRSATALTLAAVAHGLTDDPAHAGYLGGELAKAETALRLGLAYVQDRPLDSRSADPVPSLHGAGPVTADPPKGVAL, from the coding sequence GTGGTGAACCACCGGACCGCCGACGTCGCGGTCTGCACGCTGCGCACGCATACGCTGCCCGCGCGGCTGGCCGGCCATCCCCGGGTGGCGGTGGCGGCCCCGCTGGCCACCGCCAACCTGGGGATCGAGGAGCTCGTCAGAGGCGCCCTCGCCCGTCCGGCGGTCCGGCATCTGGTGGTCTGCGGGCACGACTCCCGGCTGTTCCACCCCGGCCAGAGCCTGCTGGCGCTGGCCGCGCACGGCACCGCCCCCGACGGCACCATCATCGGCGCGCTCGGCCACCGGGCCCATCTCCCCAATCTGCGGCCGCCCGTCGTCGCCGCCTTCCGCCGCCGGATCGCCGTCCACGACCTGCGCGGCCAGGACGACCCGGCCGCCGTGCTGGCCGCCGTCGACGCCCTGCCCCGCCACGCCGACGACGCGGGCGATGTGCGGGGTGGGGACGGTGTCCTGGGGGAGGAACTGGCGGCCAGCACGCCCCGGTTGGTGCCGCTGGCCGCGGTCGGCCGGATCCGCCCCATCGCCTCGGCCGGAGCCGGCTGCTTCGTCATCTCCCTCGACCGCCCGGCCGGCCGGATCGTGCTCCGGCACTACGGCGACGACCTGGCGAGCGGGCACGAACTGCGCGGCCGCAGCGCGACCGCCCTCACCCTCGCGGCGGTCGCCCACGGGCTCACCGACGACCCCGCCCACGCGGGCTACCTGGGCGGTGAACTGGCCAAGGCGGAGACCGCGCTGCGGCTGGGCCTCGCCTACGTCCAGGACCGCCCGCTCGACTCCCGGTCCGCCGATCCGGTCCCCTCCCTCCACGGGGCCGGCCCGGTGACCGCCGATCCCCCCAAGGGAGTAGCCCTGTGA
- a CDS encoding MmcQ/YjbR family DNA-binding protein, translated as MKPDDVTAHCLALPGAAEDFPFGDSPAVYRVGGKIFALLSEGAVPPRVSVKLPPDEVLAMRAQHPDTVLPGYHLNKRHWITVLLSGGLEADEVRELLGQSYEIVVASLPRRLRPA; from the coding sequence GTGAAACCCGACGACGTCACCGCGCACTGCCTCGCCCTGCCCGGCGCGGCCGAGGACTTCCCCTTCGGCGATTCCCCGGCCGTCTACCGCGTCGGCGGCAAGATCTTCGCCCTCCTCAGCGAGGGCGCGGTACCGCCTCGCGTCAGCGTGAAGCTGCCGCCCGACGAGGTCCTCGCGATGCGCGCCCAGCACCCGGACACCGTGCTGCCCGGCTACCACCTCAACAAGCGGCACTGGATCACGGTGCTGCTGAGCGGCGGCCTGGAGGCCGACGAGGTGCGCGAACTGCTCGGGCAGTCCTACGAGATCGTGGTGGCGTCGCTGCCCCGCCGGCTGCGCCCCGCCTGA